The genomic interval TGATGCAAAGTTTCCTTGAAGAGTTCCTTTACGCCCGATAAAATAATTGATAGTATTTAACAGATAACCATTCAATGAAAAATCTGATTTTCCATAAGCAGCGTAAAATTTCCTAAACCACATTTTTTCATTCTCAAACTCGAAGCTACCTTCTTTGATATAAAATGTCTTTGGCAGATAGGCAGTATTCGCTTTGATATTTTTCAGTACCAGCGTACCTTTATTATCAAGTTTGTTGTACTGACCAGTGGTCGCATAACTTTGTCTTCCATTCAAAGAAAGGTCTGCTGTGATTAATCCACTAACATCAAATCCTTTTCTTGCAAACACCTGATAGATTCTTCCAACGTTCAATACTCCTTTAGCACGAACTTTGTAAAGGAGGTCTTCGAAATTCTGTAAGTCAGCATCGATAAATACCGGATTTCCTTCAAAATCAAATTTGAATGGAGAAATTTTCACTCCAAGGCTGCTAAGGGTCCCATCTGTATTTTTGATATCAGCTTTAAGATTGATATGCTTTATTGGGTTTGGATAAGCTGTTGTTTTTAACCAGCCGTCTTTTAGGTTAAGAGATCCGTTGGTTTTAGGAAATAGCTTTTTATCCATGCTGAAGATACCATTTGCTTTAATGTCGGCATTCACAAGACCTCTGATTTCAAGATCTTTTAAACCCAGCGCCTCGTCCAGTGTCTGGAGATTAACTGCACCTTTCATATTCGCATTTACATTCATTTCGCTCAATCCCCTGGTTTTGACAACTGCCCGGAAATTGCTTTTCTGTCCAAGGTCGAAACTTAGTTTTTTAAGATCCAATCCCAGTTTTTCAGGGTCTAATGAAGGTAAATCTATATTCAGATCAACATTAAAATTGTTCATAGGCACCGGTGCCTTTGTACTGGAAATGACACCATCTTTAACCAGCAGACGCGCTGTAAAATCAGGTTTCAGGTTCCTGGGTTCACTAAACTGACCTTTCAAGCTGAAAAACAGATCGCTGTTTCCCTCTAATTTGATATCCTGCGCCCATTCCAGATATTGTGGTGGCAGCACAGAAATCATATCACGAATAGTGGTTTTTTCTGAAGCAGCTTTGATATCAAGGTCATATCCATCCTTAAGAATACTCAGGAAGCCAGTAAATTTTAATGGAAGATCATTGATTCTGAGTTCATTTTTTCTAAGTACAAAAGTCAACGCATCCGTATTAATTCTTGTGATCAAGTCGGCACGCAGGGATTTTTGCCTCGCATAATAGATTCTGTTAAGGCTAAAATCAAGCTGATTAATCGTAAGATCAGTTTTGAGATCAAAAATATCCTCACTCAATCCACCTTTTCCTATATAATTAAGCCCTTTTGCATCCACTAATATTTTAGCTGCATGGTCGTTATATTTAATATGCCAGTTCTTAAATTTGATGAGCTCCAGTTTAATGGACGTACCTTTTTCAGTAGTATCTTTTGGACTTTTAGAGGGACTGGAAACATAGACGTTATAATTGGCCTGCCCTTTACTATTGACATAAACATTTGCATAAGCATCGTTAACATAAATTTCATCAATCTTCACTTCACCATCAAAAATCAGATTTTTCAAATTGATTCCTGCTGCAACCTCTTTTGCTGAAAGTAAAGTATCCTGCTGAAAAGGTTTTGATCCTTGAAGTAATAAGTCATCTACAGATACCGTAAGAGAAGGAAAATGCCGAAAAAAAGTAAGATGCACCTTTTTGTAATCAAGTTTCCCAGCCAGGTGCTTATTAGCAAATATTTTTACTTGCTCAGAAATTGTCCCAGGGAACAATAACGGAATAATAAACATCAGAAATAATATGGATGCTACAAAAATCCCAACCCATTTTAAAATTTTCAAAACTAGTTTTTTACTCCTCTCCATACATTTATAATCATGATGCCCTGAATACTGTTTCAGTTATTCACAACACTAAAACTACATTTCTGGCTTAAAGTTTTAGCAGATGGCAATTATTCCGAAATTGCGATTCAAAAATGATCTCTTTCAAAACGTTAGCTTGACTTTATATTCTGTAAGCTCATTCCTGCTCTTAAATCAGTATTTATAAATACTATAAAACCGCAATAAATAGTCCATATTTACAGCCTATAATTAAATATATGTCTGGTTTTCAAGTTAATTTAACTAATTGTGATATTGAACCTATTCATATACCAGGACAGATACAATCGCACGGTTTTATGATTGTCATCGATACGGAGATGATCATTCAATTTCACAGTAATAATATCAGTAATTTCATCCCTCAGGTTTCTGATTTATTAATTGGTAAATCAATTGATTATTTAGAGAATTTACCTGATCAGGCTTATCAAGCTAATTTTATCAGACAACTGATTACTTCCGGAAAAACTAACAAAGGATTTGAAAGGATTAATCCAGTTCCAATAACAATTTCTGGAATTCAATATTATTTAATTATTTCCTTAAGTGACGGACTATATATTTTGGAATTCGAATTATCGGCGTCAAGTTTCCAATTAGATGTCCAGGGCCTGATGGGTAACACTATCGCTGAAATTCTTACCTATAATAAATTGGAGGATTTATTAGAAAACACTGCTATTCAAGTAAAACAAATCATAGATTTTGATAGAGTAATGGTCTATCGGTTTGCAAAAGATGGTCACGGTGAAGTGGTAGCTGAATCTAAAAATCCGGATTTATCACCATGGCTTGGTTTACATTATCCAGCATCCGACATACCCCGGCAAGCACGTGAGTTATATAAATTGAACTTAACCAGATTGATAGCGGATGTTGATTCAATACCTGCCAGAATTACTAAAGCAAAAAATAATCCACAAGATCTGGATCTGACTTATAGTCAATTAAGAGCGGTATCCCCTATCCATATTCAGTACTTAAAAAACATGGGGGTTGCTTCCAGCTTCAGTATTTCCCTGAAATTTAAAGATGAATTATGGGGATTAATCGCTTGTCATAATTATACTCCACGATTTATTGATTTTAAATCAAGGGAATATGCCAAATTGATCGGCCAGATAACCTCATCCGCACTTGAATTCAGACAGAATGAAGAAACGCTGAGAAACGAGAATGAATTTAGCCACAGCCTGGAAAAAATCATTAAACAGTTGATGGGATCCGAAAGCATAGAAAAAGCACTGACTTCAGAAGAAACTACATTATTAGATATAGTCAAATGTGATGGTGCTGTGCTTGTACACGATAAAAAGATATATAAATTAGGGATTACGCCTAATGATCAACAATTACTGGATTTAATATTCTGGATAAATGATCAGGGAAAAGATACTTTATACCAGACAGATAACCTTTCTGCTGTCTATTCCGAAGCATTTGCATATCAAGATAGTGCAAGTGGGTTATTAATATCAGTGCTTTCCAGAGAACTGGGAGATTATCTGATTTGGTTCAGAGCTGAACAGATTCAAAACTTGAGATGGGCAGGAAATCCTGATAAACCAGCAACTATTCATGATAATGGATTGCTTAACATTTCTCCCCGAAATTCATTTGCTATATGGACGGAAACTATAGCTGGTTTTTCAGAAACCTGGTCTGTAGATGATATTAAGTCCGTTATCAAATTGAAAGAGGAAGTGAACTATGGGCTAAACCACAAAGCGGGAACTGCACGTATAATGAATGAAAGGCTTAAATTAGCCTACCAGGAGCTGGAAAGTTTTAGTTATACCATTTCCCATGATCTGAAGAATCCTATTGCCTCAATTAAAAGTTATGCTCAGCTGCTGATTAGAGATCAAAACATTTTGGAACGCGGTCAGCAAATGTTGCACAGAATAGCTGACAGGGCAGATCAAATGAATTTAATGATTAATGCAGTTCTTGATTATTCGCGTATTGGGAGTACAGCGATGCTCTTCCAACCTATTAAGACAGAAAGCTTAATCATTGAAATTGTTAACGATCTTTCTCTGATCTATGCTGCTGAAAACCTGGAAATTACGATCGGGGAAGTTCCAGATCTGCGAGGTGACCCCATTATGGTTTTACAAGTATTTTCTAACCTGATTAGTAATGCCGTGAAATATTCGCAACATTCTATTGCACCCAAAGTACATATATCAGGTGAATTAATTGGAGACAAAATCCATTACCATATTGTAGATAATGGTATCGGAATTGCCCAAAATAACTTATTGAACATATTTGAATTGTTTAACAGAATGGACAATGTTAAAGATATTGAGGGTTCAGGTGTTGGTTTAGCAATTGTTAAGCGAATTATGGAAAAACATGAGGGCACAATAGTTGCCGAAAGTGAATTAGGAGTTGGGTCAACTTTTCGTTTAACGTTCAATCATAGCTAGTCTTAGTTATGATTGAAAAGACATAGGAGCGTTGAAAAATATCAGGTCATAGCTCATACAATCAGCTAAGTTCAAACCATTCACCCGGCCCAGCAAACACCAACCTGATATCCAAAGTTTTCAACTAATGATCAAAACGTTCAATTGGATTTGGTGTTTCAATATATATCGGCTATACCATTCTGGCTTAACCGTATAAATACCTGTTATAAGGGTATAAATACCCTTTTGATTTAGCTATATACCTCCTTAAAATATCCAGGTAAAAGTATTTAATTTAATCAATCTAAATTTCAATCCATATGAAAAGAACAATTAACCTCTCCACCAACCTGATTGTACTGTTTGTAATCGCCCTGATTGCCTGCAGTTGCAATGATCAGGGCAAATCAAAAGATGGCAAGCTAAAAGCTGGTCAGGCTTTAGTAAGTAATGGCGCCTTTTTAAATTACAGAGATTCTGTACCTTCCAAAGAACAATACAATAATCCCCTGTTTGTGCTGAGTCACGATTATCCGACAACAGTTAAACCTATTGTTAATCCTTCCTGGCAACAGGCGTTAAAAGGGCAGCCAATCTCTGAGGCCAATGTTTTTGCTTATATGGATTCCCTTAAAAGTTATGTTGCGCCAAATATAATACCCTTTTTTACTGATAATAAAAAATGGACATCAGCTAAATATGGCTGGTTCAACGAGCCGTGGCTTGGAATAGACAGGGAGGCCATACTAGGTGCTTATCTGGGAAATGGAAACCCGAAAAACATGTTCAGTACACTTAAAGAGGATGAAAGCGGATACGCTCTTGTACTCTATGATGCTACAGCTGCCTATACAGTCGGACAAATCTGGGGTAAGACCGGGCAAAAAGTTAATTTACTGAATGACGCAGCTCAGTTTAAAGAAGGAAGTGTTATTGTAAAGTTTGCTTTTTCAAATATCAATTATCCGCAGTGGTCTGTCATGAAAGATGCACAAACCTTTAGTGTTTATGATACCATCCCTACAAGTGAAAACCCGAAAAAAGGGTATCAGATGCGTAAGGTTAGCTTCTTTCAAATGGATGTTATTGTTAAAGATAGCAAGACATCTCCTAAAACGGGCTGGGTGTATTCTACTTTCGTATACGACAAAGATGCTAAAGGGTCATTCTGGGAAAAGATGGTGCCACTAGGTGCCATGTGGGGCGACGACCCAAATGTAAACAGTCCTGTTGCCCCTCCTTATCCTAAATTAGCCGAAACAATAATCAATCCTAAAGCACCATTCTACAGTAAAGAGACATTAGGCTGGGGAGGCAGACTCAGCGGCCCGAATGATGGAGCAGTTGCACAAAAAGCGGTAGATTTGACTACAGGTAAAGTATATAAAAACCTGCCTTTGTCTTCTTGTATGAGTTGTCATAGTCCTGCACAGGATACTTTTGTATCATTCGTATTGCCAGGGCCTTTCCCTAAAAGCACTGACACTGCAACTTATGTTTATACACCGGGAAGTGCCAAATGGAAATTGTGGTTCAGAAATAATGCTGGCAATGTACCTTTTGATAAAGGACAGGTAGCTATGGATTATGATATGGTAATGGCCATGAAAGCAGTTGGTAATTATGAAGCCGCAAATCCATCACCGAAAAACAAACTGTTAAAAGATAATTTTGAGGCGATCCGCAATTACAGAAGGCATAATACTTCGAGCAGGTTCTGGCATTAAAATAATAGAATTTATTTATCCCGGCCGTGTCAGGCCGGGATAAATGTATTATAGCTGCAAAGCATATATCACTTCATCTTCAGATATACCATCTGGCCAGGTTACTTTTTTCCTATTGGAATATTTAAAACCGAACCGTTGATTTGCAGCTTTGGAAATTTCATTGCCTGCTCTATGGGAAACAGTAATTGAGCTGCATTTTTTTTCTCTTGCCCAGTCAATTCGTACCTGATAAAATAACCTGGCCAATCCCCTGCCGCGATGTGCCGGCTTAATGAAAGAGGAAAATAAAATTGCTGATGTTGCGTCTTCTTTATCGATAGCCACACCAGTCAAACCGATGATTGAATCCGTATCATATAAGGCAAATATGGCGCGCTTATCATTTTCTAATAAAGCGATCCAGTCATCTTGGCTATAGATAACTTCTTTCGCGTAACTGCTACCAAACATTTCAGGGTTAGTTTGTAATGCTTCCAGTCTGATTGATTGATATGCTGCCCATTTAGAAGGCAGCAAACGTTGCAAGGAGTAATTATCTTCTGTGTTACTTTTCATTGTTAAATATTTGCAGGCTATGATCACCTGAAGCATTATAAAAAAAAATTGTGATAATTAATCCCTGCATTTTACTTTATTTATGATCATAGCTCATCTCACGCTTTATCTGCCATTTCCCATTTTTGTTTTCCCAGATTTCGGTAAACTTTGCAGTAGCTTCTAACTCTTCCTTTCCGTTAACAGTGCCATAAAATTTGTGAATCCCTACAGCTAATGCACCGAAATTGCCTAAACGATAAACTTGCAGGCTTCCTTTAACCAGCTCACGTCTTGAAGAATGTACAGCGTCTGTGAAATTCCTTTTAAAAGCAGCTAAATTATGTGCATAGTCTGACAAGCCTCCCCTATCATCATAAAATTCAAGATCAGAAGAAAAGAAATTCATAAAAGCGTTCAGATCGCGTTTATTATAAGCGGAAAACATGTTACTATCTAATCCGGATACGATTTGATAAAGCGGATCTGTATGCTGAATTCCCTTATTTTGAGGTTGCGCAACTGCTGATAAGGTAGCTATGGCGGTCAATGTGATCAGCACAGTGTGTTTATATAAAGATTTCATATCATTTTATTGATTGGACAATCTTCATCAGCAAAAGTTACACTGATTCCACGAGTTAATCGCTAATAATCAAACTCTGCTTTATGTTTTTTAATAAAGTCAATCCATTTCACAGGTTGTTTTCCTGTAATTTCAAAGAAGTTGTCAAACGTATCATCAGCACCAGGAATCGTCCCTGCTGCATAACGTTTCCAATGGTTATATACACAATCCATATAAGCCATCTCAGCGCCCGAATCCTTCATTTGCTGCAGGAAGATTTCAGGAGAAAGTGGTTCATAACGGAAAGGTTTACCGATAACTGAAGTCATCAGTCCAGCCATTTCATTAAAAGTTATTGCATCGTAACCTAATCTATAAGTTTGTCCGCCATGTACTTCCGGATTGGCTAAAGCCAGAGCAGCAACTTGTGCTACATCATCTACATCTACCCAACTCAGCCGCGCCCCCTCAACAAAAGCATGAATTATACCATTTTCAATTGTTCTTTTACCTCCATAACTCAATACGTTCTGCATAAAAGTTTCCGGACGTAAATGTGTATAAGAAAACCCAGACCACTCAATATACCTTTCTATCAATTGATGCCAGGCCCAATGTGCAACAGTGGTATCGTCACGACCACAGGCGCCCAGATGTACAACATGCTGTACGCCAGATTTTTTAGCATTATCTAACAAAGCCTTGCTTTGACGTAACATATCAACGGTATAACCAGTAACTATCAAAACGCGATCGATATCTTTAAGCGCAGACAGATGTGTACTCTCGTCATCAAAATCAAGAATAACTGTAGCAATTCCTTTAGCTGTAAACGGAGCCGCCTTCTCTGGAGAGCGTACTGCAGCTACCAGCTCTATTTCTTTATTTGATAAAAGAAAGTCCATTGTTTTACTACCTACCTGTCCGGTTGCTCCAGTGATTAATATTTTAGGGATTATCGTATTTAGCATGAGAAATTTTATAAGATTAAACGATCTGCATGCAAAGGTAACTTGCCGTGATGCCATAAACAGTTGACCTAAAACAAGAAATTGACTTGATCTATATCAATCCTGGTTATTTGCGCAGCGTAATCTTCTTCTTAATGCGGCTTAAGGTTTCCGGAGTGATCCCCAGGTAAGAGGCAATCAGGTTTTGAGGGATTCTTTGAATGATTTGCGGGCTGTATTCCATCAGCCGGACATATTTTTCTTCAGCAGCATCTGTGACAGAACTGATTAATCTTCGCTCTTTTGTAATCAGGCTATTCTGAAAAAGGAGACGAAAATACCGGTCCATGACCGGAACTTTTAAAGTCATTTCTTCAAAATCTGCAAGCGTGATTATCAAAAGTTCGGAATTTTCTATAGCATCTATGCTGAAAACAGCTTTTTCACCTGAGAAGAAGCTGCTCATATCTGAGGTCCACCACCCCTCCCATGAAAACATATTCATATGCTCATCTCCTTTTTCGTCAACATTGTAAGATCTGAGCAGACCTTTTACTACAAATGACATGTACTTACATATTTCTCCTTCCTGCAGCAAATACTGTTTTTTCCGAAGCTTTTTGACGGTGAAAAATTCTTTGATAGTAATTTTCTCACTTTCGGTTAGTGATACCTTGGCCAGAATATGAGAAAAGAAAACATCAAACATATACAAATATAAGTGTTAATATCAAGAAGCTGCATTTTCAGACAGCTTCCTGATACATTACGATATATGTGTTAATTTGATCTGAATTTTATATTATAAAGGATATAATACAGCAGTCGCCTGTTTATCTTTCGCTGATAAAACAGTAGCCCCGCTTCCACATTGTCCGCCATTCATTAATGATAGCGCATCAGTTCCACCAACTCCTGGTACATCAATCGAAGTAGATTGGTTAGTATGCTTAATAGAAATGGTATGTCCGAATTCATGTGCAATAGTTCTTTGACGTTGTGCAAAAGAATTATTTTTGATCAGTTGCTGATTAATCCAAACAGTATTCCCTGCTTTACCGTCAGAGGTAGACAGGTAAGCTTGTCCGCAGGTACTACCTCCGATCGTATTGTCAACTTTTATCAAAATATCATAATTATTATCTGTTACAATGACGAATTTAATTTTTGAATTAGGCACTGTATTCCACTGCTGAATTGCTCCATTAATTTCAGCAGCCATGCTTGTGATAGAAGCATCCACTTTAACACGGATATTAGAACTATTGGTTACCAGAAAACCATTGTAATACTGTTCTGTTTTTGGCTTTCCGTTATCATCAGGAATCTGCATATTTTTATCAAATACGATATCACCGTCAACAATATACTGAGCTCCTTTTTCGACTATTTGTGCGTCTGTAAATCCAAGATTTTTGATGTATTCACGAACTTTATCTGTTTGCTTAGTACTCAAATCCCGATTTGAAGGAGTCTCATTTTTCTTTGAGCAGGAGGTAATTAAAATCGGAAATAGCGCAATTAATGCGATGTTTTTAAATAAGTTTTTCATAGTTTAGGTTTTAGGTATATCGTAATGATTCTGCAATTTAACAATTACTATAGTAGTATAACAGAAAAAATACATTGTATTATTTTATATCTTTAAATCATTTCCGATAAGACATTTAAATAACCAGCGACCCCCTAATTTGTAAAATACCGTCTAAACGAAGAAATGGGTTATTTTGCGACTGACCAGATGATGAAAAACAGCGTTGATATGGTAATTAATTTTCTAAACTAACTCTGGTCATCCTCCCTTTCTTATTTGCAGCATTCCTTTTCCAAAATGTCTTTTCATCATTCTA from Pedobacter sp. WC2423 carries:
- a CDS encoding AsmA-like C-terminal region-containing protein produces the protein MKILKWVGIFVASILFLMFIIPLLFPGTISEQVKIFANKHLAGKLDYKKVHLTFFRHFPSLTVSVDDLLLQGSKPFQQDTLLSAKEVAAGINLKNLIFDGEVKIDEIYVNDAYANVYVNSKGQANYNVYVSSPSKSPKDTTEKGTSIKLELIKFKNWHIKYNDHAAKILVDAKGLNYIGKGGLSEDIFDLKTDLTINQLDFSLNRIYYARQKSLRADLITRINTDALTFVLRKNELRINDLPLKFTGFLSILKDGYDLDIKAASEKTTIRDMISVLPPQYLEWAQDIKLEGNSDLFFSLKGQFSEPRNLKPDFTARLLVKDGVISSTKAPVPMNNFNVDLNIDLPSLDPEKLGLDLKKLSFDLGQKSNFRAVVKTRGLSEMNVNANMKGAVNLQTLDEALGLKDLEIRGLVNADIKANGIFSMDKKLFPKTNGSLNLKDGWLKTTAYPNPIKHINLKADIKNTDGTLSSLGVKISPFKFDFEGNPVFIDADLQNFEDLLYKVRAKGVLNVGRIYQVFARKGFDVSGLITADLSLNGRQSYATTGQYNKLDNKGTLVLKNIKANTAYLPKTFYIKEGSFEFENEKMWFRKFYAAYGKSDFSLNGYLLNTINYFIGRKGTLQGNFASNSNYILVDEFMALKNSENDHKSLEVEYAKAENPKSSGVVIVPKNLDVSLEVNAKKVGFKGLEINQLQGKAAVQKGQIFLKNTSLGLIGSKMNINARYKDESPLTANFDVAFKVMDFNVQRAYKEIDMVREMATSAKNVSGIVSMNYKLKGDFDQNMNPIYPSLEGGGVVNLRDVAVKNLKMLSVIGDHTGADAFNNPDMKGVNIVTHIKDNLIHIDEFKFKVSVLRPSISGTTSFNGLLDILVKVGLPPAGWIGIPVAVTGTSDKPKIKFFSRTGQGILTAVYNRKINKVIREEKRDQKKSGEEQRNEKRVQEKKAKNAEKQVDKNVKE
- a CDS encoding ATP-binding protein produces the protein MIVIDTEMIIQFHSNNISNFIPQVSDLLIGKSIDYLENLPDQAYQANFIRQLITSGKTNKGFERINPVPITISGIQYYLIISLSDGLYILEFELSASSFQLDVQGLMGNTIAEILTYNKLEDLLENTAIQVKQIIDFDRVMVYRFAKDGHGEVVAESKNPDLSPWLGLHYPASDIPRQARELYKLNLTRLIADVDSIPARITKAKNNPQDLDLTYSQLRAVSPIHIQYLKNMGVASSFSISLKFKDELWGLIACHNYTPRFIDFKSREYAKLIGQITSSALEFRQNEETLRNENEFSHSLEKIIKQLMGSESIEKALTSEETTLLDIVKCDGAVLVHDKKIYKLGITPNDQQLLDLIFWINDQGKDTLYQTDNLSAVYSEAFAYQDSASGLLISVLSRELGDYLIWFRAEQIQNLRWAGNPDKPATIHDNGLLNISPRNSFAIWTETIAGFSETWSVDDIKSVIKLKEEVNYGLNHKAGTARIMNERLKLAYQELESFSYTISHDLKNPIASIKSYAQLLIRDQNILERGQQMLHRIADRADQMNLMINAVLDYSRIGSTAMLFQPIKTESLIIEIVNDLSLIYAAENLEITIGEVPDLRGDPIMVLQVFSNLISNAVKYSQHSIAPKVHISGELIGDKIHYHIVDNGIGIAQNNLLNIFELFNRMDNVKDIEGSGVGLAIVKRIMEKHEGTIVAESELGVGSTFRLTFNHS
- a CDS encoding GNAT family N-acetyltransferase; translation: MKSNTEDNYSLQRLLPSKWAAYQSIRLEALQTNPEMFGSSYAKEVIYSQDDWIALLENDKRAIFALYDTDSIIGLTGVAIDKEDATSAILFSSFIKPAHRGRGLARLFYQVRIDWAREKKCSSITVSHRAGNEISKAANQRFGFKYSNRKKVTWPDGISEDEVIYALQL
- a CDS encoding nuclear transport factor 2 family protein; protein product: MKSLYKHTVLITLTAIATLSAVAQPQNKGIQHTDPLYQIVSGLDSNMFSAYNKRDLNAFMNFFSSDLEFYDDRGGLSDYAHNLAAFKRNFTDAVHSSRRELVKGSLQVYRLGNFGALAVGIHKFYGTVNGKEELEATAKFTEIWENKNGKWQIKREMSYDHK
- a CDS encoding SDR family oxidoreductase, with protein sequence MLNTIIPKILITGATGQVGSKTMDFLLSNKEIELVAAVRSPEKAAPFTAKGIATVILDFDDESTHLSALKDIDRVLIVTGYTVDMLRQSKALLDNAKKSGVQHVVHLGACGRDDTTVAHWAWHQLIERYIEWSGFSYTHLRPETFMQNVLSYGGKRTIENGIIHAFVEGARLSWVDVDDVAQVAALALANPEVHGGQTYRLGYDAITFNEMAGLMTSVIGKPFRYEPLSPEIFLQQMKDSGAEMAYMDCVYNHWKRYAAGTIPGADDTFDNFFEITGKQPVKWIDFIKKHKAEFDY
- a CDS encoding Crp/Fnr family transcriptional regulator, translating into MSFVVKGLLRSYNVDEKGDEHMNMFSWEGWWTSDMSSFFSGEKAVFSIDAIENSELLIITLADFEEMTLKVPVMDRYFRLLFQNSLITKERRLISSVTDAAEEKYVRLMEYSPQIIQRIPQNLIASYLGITPETLSRIKKKITLRK
- a CDS encoding M57 family metalloprotease, yielding MKNLFKNIALIALFPILITSCSKKNETPSNRDLSTKQTDKVREYIKNLGFTDAQIVEKGAQYIVDGDIVFDKNMQIPDDNGKPKTEQYYNGFLVTNSSNIRVKVDASITSMAAEINGAIQQWNTVPNSKIKFVIVTDNNYDILIKVDNTIGGSTCGQAYLSTSDGKAGNTVWINQQLIKNNSFAQRQRTIAHEFGHTISIKHTNQSTSIDVPGVGGTDALSLMNGGQCGSGATVLSAKDKQATAVLYPL